The following are from one region of the Simiduia agarivorans SA1 = DSM 21679 genome:
- a CDS encoding RNA methyltransferase: MPTPGRQLEHEDFAPAGTGLARLSILVDNFTAPANVGAVFRSADAFGAGKLYLCGDTICPPNSKLRRLSRAAEKYVAWEHRDDALALVRELRAAGTCIISLEITEHSRPLNRFTLPDGPVCLILGAEDRGVAPALLAESHAVVHIPMGGSNSSLNVGSACAVALYQFASVP, encoded by the coding sequence ACGGGCCTTGCCCGGCTCAGTATTCTGGTGGATAACTTCACCGCTCCGGCCAATGTGGGCGCCGTGTTCCGCAGTGCCGATGCCTTTGGCGCGGGCAAGTTATATTTGTGCGGCGACACCATCTGCCCGCCCAACTCCAAGTTGCGCCGGTTGAGCCGGGCGGCGGAAAAATATGTGGCCTGGGAGCATCGCGACGATGCGCTGGCATTAGTGCGCGAGTTACGCGCAGCCGGCACCTGCATTATCAGCCTGGAAATTACCGAACACTCGCGCCCGCTCAACCGCTTCACCCTGCCTGACGGTCCCGTATGTTTGATTCTGGGCGCAGAAGATCGCGGCGTGGCGCCGGCGCTATTGGCGGAATCCCACGCGGTGGTGCACATACCCATGGGCGGCAGCAATTCCTCGCTGAATGTGGGCAGTGCCTGTGCGGTGGCTTTGTACCAGTTTGCGAGCGTCCCATAA